One genomic segment of [Pasteurella] aerogenes includes these proteins:
- the attK_2 gene encoding AttK protein, which produces MKTLPMYINGEFILSASGKTFDVLNPATEEVIANVTKGTVADAQTAIDAAEAAQESWAALPAIERAGYLRQIAAGIRTRAEEIAKVISSEMGKVLSLSRVEVNFTADYLDYMSEWARRYEGEILQSDRPNEHIFLYKKPIGVTTGILPWNFPFFLIARKMAPALVTGNTIVLKPSVDSPINAVLFAEVVDTVGLPKGVFNLVHGSGADVGHELAANPKVGLVSLTGSEPAGRKVMEAASQNITKVNLELGGKAPAIVFADADLDLAADAIVASRVINSGQVCNCAERVYVQQEIKTQFVEKLVERMQKVRAGNPLEDETLDMGPMVNKQGLEHAKSMVEAAVSAGGRVLTGGKALPGKGFYFEPTVIDNVDNSMDILRAEIFAPVIPVATFETVDEAIALANDCEYGLTSSVYTQNINKAMKVISRLKFGETYVNRENFEAMQGFHAGWRKSGIGGADGKHGLEEYLQTHVVYLQYDDKI; this is translated from the coding sequence ATGAAAACGTTACCGATGTATATTAATGGCGAATTTATCCTTTCTGCGAGCGGAAAAACCTTTGATGTTCTCAATCCGGCAACAGAAGAAGTCATTGCTAATGTTACCAAAGGCACCGTTGCCGATGCGCAAACTGCAATTGATGCCGCAGAGGCAGCGCAAGAATCCTGGGCAGCCTTGCCGGCAATTGAACGCGCCGGTTATTTACGCCAAATCGCCGCCGGTATTCGTACTCGAGCCGAAGAAATTGCTAAAGTGATATCTTCCGAAATGGGAAAAGTGTTGTCGCTGTCGCGCGTCGAGGTTAATTTTACCGCTGATTATCTGGATTATATGTCCGAATGGGCACGTCGTTACGAAGGCGAAATTTTACAAAGTGATCGCCCGAATGAGCATATTTTTCTCTACAAAAAACCAATCGGCGTGACCACTGGTATTTTGCCATGGAATTTCCCATTTTTCCTTATCGCGCGAAAAATGGCGCCGGCCTTAGTGACAGGTAATACGATTGTATTAAAACCCAGTGTGGATTCACCGATAAATGCAGTATTGTTTGCAGAAGTAGTGGATACGGTGGGCTTGCCAAAAGGGGTATTTAACCTTGTGCATGGTTCCGGCGCTGATGTGGGTCATGAGCTTGCGGCAAATCCTAAAGTAGGTTTAGTTTCTTTAACCGGTAGTGAGCCGGCGGGACGTAAAGTGATGGAAGCAGCAAGCCAAAATATCACCAAAGTAAATTTAGAATTAGGCGGAAAAGCACCAGCGATTGTCTTTGCTGATGCGGATTTAGATTTAGCTGCAGATGCCATTGTCGCCTCTCGCGTAATTAATTCCGGACAGGTGTGTAACTGTGCAGAGCGGGTTTACGTACAGCAAGAAATAAAAACGCAATTTGTCGAAAAATTAGTTGAACGGATGCAAAAAGTACGCGCAGGCAATCCGTTGGAAGATGAAACCTTAGATATGGGACCGATGGTCAATAAACAAGGGTTGGAACATGCCAAATCTATGGTTGAAGCGGCGGTTAGTGCTGGTGGACGAGTACTCACTGGCGGTAAGGCATTGCCGGGAAAAGGCTTTTATTTTGAACCAACCGTGATTGACAACGTGGATAACTCAATGGATATTTTGCGCGCCGAAATTTTCGCTCCCGTGATCCCGGTTGCCACCTTTGAAACGGTGGACGAAGCCATCGCGCTTGCAAATGACTGCGAGTACGGTTTAACTTCCTCTGTTTATACGCAAAATATCAATAAAGCCATGAAAGTTATTTCGCGTTTAAAATTTGGCGAAACCTATGTAAACCGCGAAAACTTTGAAGCAATGCAAGGGTTCCACGCCGGTTGGCGTAAATCCGGTATTGGCGGCGCAGACGGAAAACATGGCTTAGAAGAATATTTGCAAACTCATGTTGTATATTTGCAATATGATGACAAGATTTAA
- the pdxT gene encoding glutamine amidotransferase subunit PdxT, with protein MKECKIVVGKMAYSHLTVGVLDLQGAVSEHMQQIRALGATAIAVKHPEQLAQLDGLVLPGGESTAMGKLMRYEQFIAAIRQFSQQNKGIFGTCAGMILLAKVLENHEPAHLKLMDICVQRNAFGRQVDSFQTDLHIKGIATPFPAVFIRAPYITQVLSPQVEVLAKFKENIVLAKQGKLLAASFHPELTDNPAVMRLFLDLL; from the coding sequence ATGAAAGAATGCAAGATCGTGGTTGGTAAAATGGCATATTCACATTTAACAGTGGGCGTATTGGATTTGCAAGGCGCGGTAAGCGAGCATATGCAACAAATTCGCGCTCTGGGTGCCACTGCTATTGCAGTCAAACACCCCGAACAATTAGCGCAGTTAGATGGTTTAGTGTTGCCGGGTGGCGAAAGTACAGCTATGGGAAAATTAATGCGATATGAACAATTTATTGCTGCTATTCGCCAATTTTCGCAACAAAATAAAGGTATTTTCGGTACCTGCGCTGGCATGATTTTATTAGCAAAAGTCTTAGAAAATCACGAGCCGGCACATTTAAAACTGATGGATATTTGCGTGCAACGCAATGCTTTTGGGCGTCAAGTGGATAGTTTTCAAACGGACCTACACATCAAAGGCATTGCCACTCCGTTCCCCGCGGTATTTATTCGCGCGCCTTATATTACGCAAGTATTATCGCCACAAGTGGAAGTGCTAGCGAAATTTAAGGAAAATATCGTGTTGGCGAAACAAGGCAAGCTACTTGCCGCCTCATTCCATCCGGAATTGACGGATAATCCAGCAGTAATGCGCTTATTTTTAGATCTATTATAG
- the pdxS gene encoding pyridoxal biosynthesis lyase PdxS, protein MTTILGSDVVKRGMAQMQKGGVIMDVVNAEQAKIAEAAGAVAVMALERVPSDIRAAGGVARMANPKIVKEVMNAVSIPVMAKARIGHITEARVLEAMGVDYIDESEVLTPADEEFHLLKSEFTVPFVCGCRDLGEALRRIGEGASMLRTKGEPGTGNIVEAVRHMRKVNAQVRKIVAMNQDELMTEAKNLGAPFELLLQIKSLGKLPIVNFAAGGIATPADAALMMELGADGVFVGSGIFKSEDPEKFAKAIVQATTHYQDYDLIARLSEGLGAAMKGLEISRLAPNERMQDRGW, encoded by the coding sequence ATGACGACAATTTTAGGTTCTGATGTAGTAAAACGTGGCATGGCACAAATGCAAAAAGGCGGCGTGATTATGGACGTGGTCAATGCCGAACAGGCAAAAATTGCAGAGGCCGCAGGCGCCGTTGCGGTGATGGCATTGGAAAGAGTACCTTCGGATATTCGCGCCGCCGGTGGCGTGGCTCGCATGGCAAATCCAAAAATAGTCAAAGAAGTAATGAACGCAGTTTCTATTCCGGTCATGGCGAAAGCGCGTATCGGTCACATTACAGAAGCGCGCGTCTTAGAAGCTATGGGCGTGGATTATATTGATGAAAGCGAGGTGCTGACCCCGGCAGATGAAGAATTTCATTTGTTAAAAAGCGAATTTACCGTGCCTTTTGTCTGCGGTTGTCGTGATTTAGGCGAGGCTTTGCGTCGTATCGGCGAAGGCGCCTCGATGCTGCGTACCAAAGGCGAACCGGGTACCGGGAATATCGTTGAAGCCGTGCGCCATATGCGCAAAGTCAATGCGCAAGTACGAAAAATTGTCGCCATGAACCAAGATGAATTGATGACCGAAGCCAAAAATCTTGGCGCACCTTTCGAATTATTATTACAAATCAAATCACTCGGCAAATTACCAATAGTCAATTTTGCTGCCGGCGGTATTGCCACTCCAGCAGATGCGGCATTGATGATGGAATTGGGGGCGGACGGTGTGTTTGTCGGATCCGGTATTTTTAAATCAGAAGATCCAGAAAAATTTGCCAAAGCTATCGTACAAGCCACTACCCATTATCAGGATTATGATCTGATTGCGCGGCTATCCGAAGGCTTAGGAGCGGCGATGAAAGGGTTAGAAATTTCCCGCTTAGCGCCAAATGAAAGAATGCAAGATCGTGGTTGGTAA
- the yhdI gene encoding HTH-type transcriptional regulator YhdI encodes MSNLIILMGSGVKILNYQLNKSHFKPLYLQLYEQIREAICQQQFRFGEKLPSKRELKDYLQISQNTIESAYAQLVAEGYIEPKARQGYFVCFQAELEFTTQRKIKRTKEVVRPTKIHFDFNPNRIDSKNFPLQIWRKCGRNCFSLQGENLLGLGDKQGDMALRREIADYLLASRGVHCEAEQIVIGAGVEGCLQQFILLFNQLYPQKNFRYAMEKYGYDKVEKLFQLYDKAVIKLPINSETRGIDLQNLVQNDVNVAYLTPSHLYPFGQVLSISQRQQLLEWANGAEDRFIIEDDYDSEFRYKGKPIPSLQGLDLQGKVIYLGSFSKLIMPGLRISFMVIPKSLLSAYHQYCDFFHSSVSRFEQQRLTNFMQQGEFAKHIQRMRKIYRKKMELLCQLLANCKSKVRYYGEHSGFYLLIEILEQEKTQEKLTALALQQGIVVYPVDYEQRLLFSLGFGDLSENQLQQGVNLLLDIWQLKS; translated from the coding sequence GTGTCAAATTTGATTATTTTAATGGGGTCAGGTGTGAAAATTCTAAACTATCAATTAAATAAATCGCACTTTAAACCGCTGTATTTGCAGTTGTACGAACAAATTCGCGAGGCAATTTGTCAGCAGCAGTTTCGCTTTGGCGAGAAATTGCCGTCTAAACGCGAACTTAAGGATTATTTGCAAATTAGCCAAAATACCATCGAAAGTGCATATGCTCAATTGGTTGCCGAAGGTTATATTGAACCCAAAGCGCGTCAGGGGTATTTCGTTTGTTTTCAGGCGGAATTGGAATTTACTACACAACGCAAAATAAAAAGAACGAAAGAGGTTGTGCGTCCTACTAAAATCCATTTTGATTTCAATCCTAATCGCATCGATAGCAAGAATTTTCCGTTACAAATTTGGCGAAAGTGCGGTCGAAATTGCTTTAGTTTGCAAGGTGAAAATTTGTTAGGTTTAGGGGATAAGCAGGGCGATATGGCGCTACGTCGTGAAATTGCCGATTATTTATTAGCCTCACGTGGCGTACATTGTGAGGCGGAACAAATTGTCATTGGTGCTGGCGTTGAGGGATGTTTACAACAATTTATCTTATTATTCAATCAATTATATCCGCAAAAAAATTTTCGTTATGCGATGGAAAAATATGGTTATGACAAAGTGGAAAAATTGTTTCAGTTGTATGATAAAGCGGTAATTAAATTGCCGATTAACAGTGAAACCCGCGGGATTGATTTGCAAAATTTAGTGCAAAATGATGTGAATGTGGCGTATTTAACGCCGTCACACCTTTATCCATTTGGGCAAGTGTTATCCATTAGTCAGCGTCAACAGTTATTGGAATGGGCGAATGGTGCAGAAGATCGTTTTATCATTGAAGATGATTACGATAGCGAATTTCGTTACAAAGGTAAACCTATTCCATCGTTACAAGGGCTTGATTTACAAGGCAAAGTGATTTATCTCGGCTCTTTTTCTAAATTGATTATGCCGGGATTGCGCATCAGTTTTATGGTGATACCTAAATCGTTGCTTAGCGCCTATCATCAATATTGTGATTTTTTTCATTCTTCCGTTTCCCGCTTTGAGCAGCAACGTTTAACCAATTTTATGCAACAAGGCGAATTTGCCAAGCATATTCAACGGATGCGCAAAATTTATCGTAAAAAGATGGAGTTATTGTGTCAATTATTGGCAAATTGCAAATCTAAAGTGCGTTATTATGGGGAACATTCTGGGTTTTATTTGCTGATTGAAATTCTTGAGCAAGAAAAAACGCAAGAAAAATTGACCGCACTTGCATTGCAACAGGGGATTGTGGTTTACCCGGTGGATTATGAGCAACGCCTCTTATTTTCTTTGGGCTTTGGCGATCTGTCAGAAAACCAATTGCAACAAGGGGTCAATTTATTATTGGATATTTGGCAACTTAAATCATAA
- the mnmC gene encoding tRNA 5-methylaminomethyl-2-thiouridine biosynthesis bifunctional protein MnmC has product MFNVSQAEIYFNHNNTPVSAQFDDVYFSNQDGLAESAYVFQQGNQLWERWCHFPHAHFTIAETGFGTGLNFLSVTTLFRQFRTQFPQLPLKRLFFISFEKYPLPVEVLHQAHQIYPQFGELSQQLQAHWQDFIVGCYPFHFAETRLDLWLGDIADNLPQLGDYMQNKIDAWFLDGFAPSKNPQMWQPNLLNLIFRYTKPQGTFATFTAASAVRKNLEFAGFEVYKRAGFAKKRECLHGIKPQTDEAPANMPWYLPQPAKLTHENADIAIIGGGIASLFTALSLLQRGANVTLYCEDEAPALNASGNKQGAFYPQLSDDDHRNIRFYIHAFAYGLQQLHWLIAQQIEFEHEFCGVGLCAYDEKSAKKLAKIADYAWSAQLYQPLNATQLSEKIGLPLPCGGGFIKQGAWLAPRQLVQNTFAYLQKCGLKIKTLQKITALERHSQWVLTNAQGEKMAHDVVVLANGHQITDFAQTEKLALYPVRGQVSQIPTSPRLLKLKSVLCYDGYLTPVDQAKQSHCIGASHVRDNAERTFSAQEQWENQQKIQHNLASVDWVNDVNTSGNQARIGVRCATRDRIPMLGNVSDFVQQRQQYHNLFNLRRRKQPIENAAYFPNLYLIAALGSRGLTSAPLLGEILASLIYAEPLPLREDILQQLSPNRNWVRKWLKGSIVE; this is encoded by the coding sequence ATGTTCAACGTAAGTCAAGCTGAGATATATTTTAATCACAACAACACACCTGTCTCCGCACAATTCGACGATGTTTATTTTTCCAACCAAGACGGTTTAGCCGAAAGTGCCTATGTTTTTCAACAAGGAAATCAATTATGGGAACGCTGGTGCCATTTTCCTCACGCGCATTTCACCATTGCAGAAACCGGCTTCGGGACAGGGCTAAATTTTTTATCGGTAACTACCCTCTTTCGCCAATTTCGTACGCAATTTCCGCAATTACCGTTAAAACGCTTATTTTTTATTTCCTTTGAAAAATACCCGTTACCGGTAGAAGTGTTGCATCAAGCACATCAAATTTACCCGCAATTTGGCGAATTAAGCCAACAATTACAAGCCCATTGGCAAGATTTTATCGTTGGTTGCTACCCGTTTCATTTTGCTGAAACCCGTTTGGATTTATGGCTAGGTGACATTGCCGACAACTTACCACAGCTGGGTGATTATATGCAAAATAAAATTGACGCTTGGTTTTTAGATGGGTTTGCGCCGAGTAAAAATCCGCAAATGTGGCAGCCAAACTTGCTCAACCTGATCTTTCGCTATACTAAGCCGCAAGGCACCTTTGCTACCTTCACCGCAGCAAGTGCGGTCAGAAAAAACCTAGAATTTGCCGGATTTGAAGTTTACAAACGTGCTGGGTTTGCTAAAAAACGCGAATGTTTGCATGGAATAAAACCACAAACCGATGAAGCTCCTGCCAATATGCCATGGTATTTACCACAGCCGGCAAAATTGACACATGAAAACGCGGATATTGCCATTATTGGCGGCGGAATTGCTTCATTATTCACCGCACTTTCCTTATTGCAACGTGGCGCCAATGTGACTCTTTATTGCGAAGATGAAGCGCCGGCACTCAATGCTTCTGGCAATAAACAAGGCGCGTTTTATCCGCAACTCAGCGACGATGATCATCGCAATATCCGTTTTTATATCCACGCTTTTGCTTACGGATTGCAACAATTACATTGGCTGATTGCGCAACAAATTGAATTTGAACATGAATTTTGTGGCGTTGGGCTATGTGCTTACGATGAAAAAAGCGCTAAAAAATTAGCCAAAATTGCGGATTATGCTTGGTCTGCGCAATTATATCAACCGCTCAATGCGACACAATTAAGCGAAAAAATCGGTTTGCCTTTGCCTTGTGGCGGCGGTTTTATCAAACAAGGTGCATGGCTTGCGCCACGTCAATTGGTACAAAATACTTTCGCATATTTGCAAAAGTGCGGTCTAAAAATCAAAACTTTACAAAAAATCACCGCACTTGAGCGCCACTCTCAATGGGTGTTAACCAATGCACAAGGCGAAAAAATGGCACATGACGTGGTCGTGCTAGCCAATGGGCATCAAATTACCGATTTTGCCCAAACGGAAAAATTGGCGCTGTATCCAGTGCGCGGTCAAGTGAGCCAAATTCCTACTTCGCCGCGTCTGTTGAAATTGAAATCCGTCTTATGTTACGACGGTTATTTAACGCCCGTTGACCAAGCCAAACAATCCCATTGTATCGGCGCCAGTCACGTGCGTGATAATGCCGAGCGTACATTTAGCGCGCAGGAACAATGGGAAAACCAGCAAAAAATTCAACACAATTTGGCATCAGTGGATTGGGTAAACGATGTGAACACATCGGGTAATCAAGCGCGTATCGGCGTGCGTTGTGCGACCCGTGATCGCATTCCAATGCTAGGCAATGTGTCCGATTTTGTGCAGCAACGCCAACAATATCACAACCTATTTAACTTACGGCGCAGAAAACAACCGATTGAAAATGCAGCTTATTTTCCTAATCTTTATCTCATTGCAGCGCTGGGATCACGTGGATTAACCTCCGCGCCTTTGTTGGGTGAAATTCTCGCCTCGCTTATCTATGCCGAACCCTTACCACTGCGAGAAGATATTCTGCAACAACTCTCGCCTAATCGAAATTGGGTGCGAAAATGGCTGAAAGGGAGCATAGTGGAGTAA
- the fabB gene encoding 3-oxoacyl-ACP synthase: MKRAVITGFGVISSIGNNKEEVLASLKAGKSGIEVVPEFVEIGMRSHIAGTIKLTPSELIDRKVYRFMGDAAAYAYLSMKEAIEDAGLTEDQVSNDRTGLVIGAGTGSAHNQLVACDAVRGPRGVKAVGPYAVTKTMASSVSACLATPYKIRGVNYSISSACATSAHCIGHALELIQLGKQDIVFAGGAEELSWECATEFDAMGAVSTKYNDTPTKASRAYDANRDGFVIAGGGAVVVVEELEHALARGAKIYAEIVGYGATSDGYDMVAPSGEGAERCMKQALATVDTPIDYINVHGTSTPVGDVKELGAIKNVFGDNVPAISSTKSMTGHSLGAAGAHEAIYTLLMLQNDFIAPSINIETLDEAAVGMNIVTETKENAGLQTVMSNSFGFGGTNAALVFRRYK; the protein is encoded by the coding sequence ATGAAAAGAGCTGTGATCACCGGTTTCGGTGTTATCTCCAGTATTGGTAATAACAAAGAAGAAGTATTAGCTTCATTAAAAGCGGGAAAATCAGGTATTGAAGTGGTTCCCGAATTTGTCGAAATCGGTATGCGTAGCCATATCGCCGGTACTATCAAATTAACACCGAGCGAATTAATTGATCGCAAAGTTTATCGTTTTATGGGTGATGCGGCAGCGTATGCGTATCTTTCGATGAAAGAGGCAATCGAAGATGCAGGTTTAACAGAAGATCAAGTTTCCAACGATCGTACCGGATTGGTGATTGGCGCGGGAACGGGGTCAGCACATAATCAGTTGGTAGCCTGTGATGCGGTGCGCGGTCCGCGTGGAGTGAAAGCAGTTGGTCCTTATGCGGTAACGAAAACCATGGCATCCAGCGTTTCTGCTTGCTTGGCAACTCCTTATAAAATCCGCGGCGTTAACTATAGTATTAGCTCCGCCTGTGCAACTTCGGCGCACTGTATTGGTCATGCACTTGAATTAATTCAATTAGGCAAACAAGATATCGTGTTTGCTGGTGGTGCGGAAGAATTATCTTGGGAATGTGCCACTGAATTTGACGCTATGGGTGCAGTTTCTACTAAATATAACGATACACCAACCAAAGCCTCTCGTGCTTACGATGCTAACCGCGATGGATTCGTGATCGCCGGTGGTGGTGCTGTAGTGGTGGTGGAAGAATTGGAACACGCGCTTGCGCGCGGTGCGAAAATTTATGCAGAAATCGTCGGTTACGGTGCTACTTCTGATGGTTACGATATGGTGGCGCCAAGTGGTGAAGGTGCGGAGCGCTGCATGAAACAAGCCTTGGCAACGGTAGATACGCCAATTGATTATATCAACGTACACGGAACTTCTACACCGGTGGGCGATGTGAAAGAATTAGGCGCCATCAAAAATGTTTTTGGCGATAACGTACCGGCAATTTCCTCCACGAAATCAATGACCGGTCACTCATTAGGTGCTGCCGGCGCCCATGAAGCAATTTATACGTTATTAATGTTACAAAACGATTTTATTGCCCCAAGTATTAATATCGAAACCTTGGATGAAGCTGCGGTTGGTATGAACATTGTCACCGAAACCAAAGAAAATGCCGGTTTACAAACCGTTATGTCAAACAGCTTTGGCTTTGGCGGTACCAACGCCGCGTTGGTTTTCAGACGTTATAAATAA
- the argD gene encoding acetylornithine aminotransferase: MHQYTKSTFEKVMVQNYAPADFIPVKGKGCRVWDQDGREYIDFTSGIAVNALGHCHEEIVAVLQQQSQLLWHSSNWFTNEPVLALATKLTEKTFADRVMFVNSGAEANEAALKLARRYAVDHFGYQKSKIISFKQSFHGRTLFTVSVGGQAKYSDGFGPKPADIVHVPFNDLDAVKAVIDDHTCAVIIEPIQGESGIIPAKAEFLQGLRELCDQYNALLIFDEVQTGLSRTGYLYAYMKYNVIPDILTSAKALGNGFPIGAMLTRDHIAKSFAPGVHGTTFGGNPLGCAVAGKVVDILSDPQFLKNIHRTSTYFFEKLHQLNQRYEIFKQIRGEGLLIGAELVEKHHGKAAEFVKKAADQGLMILVAGPNVLRFAPALNISQEELDLGLQRLEKALS, from the coding sequence ATGCATCAGTACACAAAAAGCACTTTTGAAAAAGTGATGGTGCAAAACTATGCACCCGCGGATTTTATTCCAGTTAAAGGCAAAGGTTGTCGCGTCTGGGATCAAGACGGTCGTGAATATATTGATTTTACTAGCGGCATTGCAGTTAACGCTCTCGGACATTGCCACGAAGAAATCGTTGCAGTACTACAACAACAAAGCCAATTGTTATGGCATTCCAGCAACTGGTTTACAAACGAACCGGTCTTGGCGTTAGCAACCAAATTAACGGAAAAAACCTTCGCGGATCGTGTCATGTTTGTCAATTCCGGCGCAGAAGCCAATGAAGCTGCATTAAAACTCGCTCGTCGTTACGCAGTAGATCATTTTGGCTATCAAAAAAGCAAAATCATTTCCTTTAAACAAAGTTTCCATGGACGTACCCTCTTTACCGTCAGCGTCGGCGGACAAGCAAAATACTCTGATGGTTTCGGTCCAAAGCCGGCGGATATTGTTCATGTACCTTTCAACGACCTCGATGCAGTCAAAGCTGTCATTGATGATCATACTTGTGCAGTTATCATTGAACCTATTCAAGGCGAAAGTGGTATCATTCCAGCAAAAGCGGAATTTTTACAAGGGCTACGCGAACTTTGTGACCAATACAATGCGCTGCTGATTTTTGACGAAGTGCAAACCGGGCTGTCTCGCACCGGCTATTTATATGCTTATATGAAATATAACGTTATTCCGGATATTTTGACATCTGCCAAAGCGCTTGGTAATGGTTTCCCTATCGGTGCTATGCTAACTCGCGATCATATTGCTAAAAGTTTTGCGCCGGGTGTACACGGAACCACCTTCGGCGGTAATCCGTTGGGCTGTGCAGTTGCCGGAAAAGTTGTAGATATTTTATCTGATCCACAATTCTTAAAAAATATTCACCGCACTTCCACATATTTCTTTGAAAAGCTACACCAACTCAACCAGCGTTATGAAATATTTAAACAAATTCGTGGCGAAGGATTGTTAATCGGAGCAGAACTAGTGGAAAAACACCACGGAAAAGCCGCAGAATTTGTCAAAAAAGCCGCCGATCAAGGCTTAATGATTTTAGTCGCGGGTCCCAATGTACTCCGTTTCGCTCCAGCATTAAATATCAGCCAAGAAGAATTAGATCTTGGTTTACAGCGTTTAGAAAAAGCGTTGAGCTAA
- the tldD gene encoding protein TldD, giving the protein MLLNKVTQSLLAPSQLALQDLSNIFDQLSHRHLDYADLYFQLSQDENWVLEDSIIKEGGFHIDRGVGVRAVSGEKTGFAYSDQITLAGLQQCAHAVKGIAQIKQGNIITPNAFNPVDPILRYQAINPLDSLSKEKKIELLHLVDRVARAEDPRVIQVSASVSSVYEEILVVATDGTLAADIRPLVRLSISVLVEQDGKRERGGAGLGGRFGLDWFFEPYQNEIRAVYFTKQAVRQALVNLSAVSAPAGLMPVVLGAGWPGVLLHEAVGHGLEGDFNRKESSLFSGKIGELVTSPLCTIVDDGTLPNRRGSLTIDDEGVPSQCNTLIKEGILQGYMQDKMNARLMGTQPTGNGRRESYAHLPMPRMTNTYMLAGKSKFDDLIASVDRGIFAPHFGGGQVDITSGKFVFSTSEAYLIEKGKITKPVKGATLIGSGIEVMQNISMVADEVELDHGIGVCGKEGQSVPVGVGQPALKIEKITVGGTN; this is encoded by the coding sequence ATGTTATTAAATAAAGTAACTCAATCTTTGCTCGCACCGAGCCAACTTGCACTACAGGATTTATCCAATATTTTCGATCAACTTTCTCATCGACATTTAGATTACGCCGATCTCTATTTTCAATTAAGTCAAGATGAAAACTGGGTACTCGAAGATAGCATCATCAAAGAAGGCGGATTTCATATTGATCGCGGCGTCGGTGTGCGCGCAGTAAGTGGTGAAAAAACCGGGTTTGCCTATTCCGATCAAATTACACTGGCAGGATTACAGCAATGCGCCCACGCGGTTAAAGGTATCGCTCAAATCAAACAAGGCAATATTATTACGCCGAACGCCTTTAATCCGGTAGATCCTATCTTGCGCTACCAAGCTATTAATCCACTAGACAGTTTAAGCAAAGAAAAAAAAATTGAATTGCTACATTTAGTAGATCGCGTGGCGCGTGCCGAAGATCCTCGGGTCATTCAAGTTTCCGCCAGCGTAAGTTCAGTATATGAAGAAATCTTAGTCGTGGCTACTGATGGTACGCTAGCTGCTGATATTCGCCCATTAGTACGTTTGTCTATTTCCGTACTTGTGGAACAAGATGGAAAGCGGGAACGTGGTGGTGCTGGATTAGGTGGTCGTTTTGGCTTAGATTGGTTCTTTGAACCTTACCAAAACGAAATAAGAGCGGTGTATTTCACCAAACAAGCGGTGCGCCAAGCCTTAGTAAATCTTAGTGCTGTGTCTGCTCCTGCTGGTTTAATGCCAGTGGTATTAGGTGCGGGTTGGCCGGGCGTCTTATTGCATGAAGCAGTTGGACATGGTTTAGAAGGTGATTTTAACCGCAAAGAAAGTTCATTATTCAGTGGAAAAATTGGCGAATTGGTCACCTCGCCACTGTGCACCATTGTTGATGATGGGACGCTGCCAAATCGTCGCGGCTCCCTCACCATTGACGATGAAGGCGTACCAAGTCAATGTAATACGTTGATTAAAGAAGGAATTTTGCAAGGTTATATGCAAGATAAAATGAACGCTCGCTTAATGGGAACACAACCAACTGGCAATGGACGTCGCGAGTCTTATGCCCATTTACCGATGCCACGGATGACTAATACCTATATGTTGGCTGGAAAAAGTAAATTTGACGATTTGATCGCCTCCGTAGATCGCGGTATTTTTGCACCGCACTTTGGCGGTGGCCAAGTGGATATTACCTCCGGCAAATTTGTTTTCTCCACCTCTGAAGCCTATCTTATTGAAAAAGGTAAAATTACCAAACCGGTGAAAGGCGCAACGCTTATCGGCAGCGGTATTGAAGTTATGCAAAATATTTCCATGGTCGCAGATGAAGTAGAATTGGATCATGGCATTGGCGTTTGCGGTAAAGAAGGACAAAGCGTCCCCGTGGGCGTAGGTCAACCGGCGTTAAAAATTGAAAAAATCACCGTGGGTGGTACTAATTAA